Part of the Vigna radiata var. radiata cultivar VC1973A chromosome 11, Vradiata_ver6, whole genome shotgun sequence genome is shown below.
CTTGCATTGTTGTGTAGGGCCTTCTTCTCTTAACCGGCATTTATTCTTCCCTACCAACCAAGCCACCACCTCCCACATCGCTATCTCCAACACCATCCCATTTAATATGCAAGAGGAGATGGGTAATCTAGTAGAATCATTGcggagaaataaaagaaaagttgaaggaagaagaagatcaGAGTGGAAAACAAAAGAGTTAAGGACTCTGTTTCTTTGTCTGTAGTACCGTTTCCTGGCCCTCCTTCCTTTATTCTATCTATCCGTTTCCTTCGCCACTCTTTTCATAGGAATTCCTCGCAATTACCACCTCCCAACTCAACAAAAATTACTCTTTCCACCCTGTGCTCTCCATTCTCACAATTCTATTCAATTTTCACTAATCAAAACATACAATCAATGTATCTAAAAGAAGCTTAAAGTGGACCAGACGTTACAAAGCTTacagttatgaaaaaaaaaatattatattttaatgcaGGATTGTtacagtttttttatatttttgatgaatattattatttggtCTTTTTGTTTTACTGAAATTATTACacaatattctatcaaaaataGAAAGGCGATCCGATTCTTGACACGTGGCATTTACTTGTCATGATAGGTGATTGTGGCCGTCcgattgaaattgaaaaaggatggTCCTCCCAATTAAGTGTTCTAaacgttttatttatttattttgtttattacgTATTTGAAGGGTCTGAAAAGTCCTTCTCTAAAACGTTATTCCcttttgttcaaaattgtcTTTTAGCATTTGAGCATAGAGAGGGACAAGAATCTCTACACTTCtgttcttcttttccttttatatgtAAAGGGATTTTTTTCTTACTTAATCAACGGTTAAAAAGACCAACTTTTGCAAATGAAATACCATCTAAGCATAAATCAACGTCTCCAAAAGGTAGGTTTCCATCGTGCCTTTGTTTGAAAAtgcatttaataataaataaaatcgtGGTCCTGGGGTCCTCCTAATCTTTGGATCCTTCTACCTTCTACctcttttgaaaaattacaaagaacCCTAATTTCTTGTTGAATTCAGCATTCCATAAATTAAATGCTTAAACTTATAAGAGAGAAATTAGTCTAAAAGTTCATTGTTAAAGAGTTCGTGGATTCAATTCTTTTGTTAATATTTctgaattaaaagagaaaaaatgttgcaGATAATCAATCTATGAGATATGGCCTCCATCTCAGAAAGAGTACACACCAGTATTGAGCCATGTCCcccaaaagaaaacaaatgagAGGGCCAACTGACATAAACACTTCAATGTCATTCATGGAATCCACGTCATACAACCCATTTCGTTTTGCAATCGATTTCGCATTTGCACCTGTGTTTTTAGACTTGTGAAACAGTGGATACACGTTAAGACAATTGTTAAAGGACACTTTAAGGTAACATATTCAATAAGCGTTATTCTGACTTCTATCGCTTTTTTATGAATGAACAAACACTAAATACAACCAAAAGGAGAACAAATTCAAATGGTCCACTTCAGTTAAGTTAAGTTATGAaatcgattaaaaataagatcaaattataatatacaaatgGTTTACTTGTATAGCTTCTCACCACTTCGTTTTCACGGTTTAGACTGCTATCATTTCGCTCGCTGTTATTATgagaattgtttttattttcttttcctctgaCTACAAAGATGTTTCAGTTCATTATATTGTCTCTTACCTGATCGAGAATTCATAACAATTCGAAAGATTGACTTATATAAGGAATCTTCAAATCTAcacttattttcaattttccaaaACATTTCATGGCTTATTACACCCTTCCTCATCTctagaaattataatatataaagataaattataatatatatatatataatataaatttcatttttcaaattaattttataaaattaaattagacttaatcTTACTTATTAATATGATATCTAAAGTATGATTCTTAACACAATGTAGTTTCAGAATGGTTGACAAATTCGAAATATAATACACTATCAATTCAATTCGTAGTTGACTGTACATTACACAAGACACACATGATTTTCTccacatgtaattttttttgtttacgtAATTTcgtattaataagaaaaatcaaGCTAACTAGAAACCAAAGACAGAAACTTTTACAGTGAATTTAGTTATTCCCAACGCCTTAGGGTGTCTTCTCTTGAGGGAGAGGAATTGAAGGAGAGTGAGTGGAAGAATTTGAGGGGATTTGAAGgtgaattaattgttgtttctttgagtggatttgaaagtaaatgagagtgaatttggaagtaaagtttgtgagaattagtgtaggatttgattgatgtgatagataaaaaaatttatttaattgataaaaattgaagattaccaaaatacccttaatagtaaaaataatataagatgataattattaatgttatatataattgtaaaaaaatttattagaagaaaaaaataaaaattattttttaaaatgtaaaaaaattataatttagtaaattgaaataataatataatattttataattactattattagttttattattattattatatttattattaatatatattattattaaaaccatccttagaatgaatatttttattacagaGGAGTGCATGTAACTCTGCAAAAGCTATTTCATACCAGGGATAAAAGTGACATTTTATTACAATCACCTTCAAATCTTCTCTATCAGCGCGaggaatgaaatttttttatatcctcCAAATCCATCCACACAAATCTATGCTAATCCATGAAAACGAACATAAAGTTAATCGCAAATCTATCTGCGCAAATCATTCTGAATAGTGAATTACCTCCAAACGAACATAGCGTTAatggtttatttatttgaaaagataaTGTCTCGATGGGAACGTAGATGGTATTGACAGAATATTATGTCGTTCAATTATGTCAAATAAGATTAATACATAATGTAAACTTAGGTCTAATTAATCAAGAATTAAGGAAAAATcataacatattatataaaataagatgaatttCCATATAGTAAAAACTCATGATTGTACTACAAATGAACACTTTTCATCAAacgtatttattattatacgGACATATTTGATTTAGAACGTCAGAATGTGATCACAagtatctttttattttagttgagaaaatctcaaaacaaattaaaaggtaactgaaaaaaaatgtaCGATTAGACTTCTAGTAAACATCAAAAAGATGATGGAGATaacaataattaacaaaattattattataatgaaaagaaataattaaatttgatattgttaGTTCATGTAGAGTAGTGATCGGACAAGAGAGGCGACCAAAATTGGaacttgaataaaaaaaataatttaattattacaaatttaaaattataaaaataatcttagtataagtaatataaaatgataatttttaatattatatataattgaaaaagttattataaagagataatttttttttattatcattattatgaacttttttggttatttgatttttaagtgaacatAGAACCGGATAACATATTTCTTGAACCAAATACGTTTTTTAGAATTGAAGAAACCATTTGCTGGAATCGAATAGACAGGTAGTGGAATCAAATACATTTgcattgtgttttcttttgcagaGTTGGAATCGAATATGTTGTCTCCAGAATCGATTCCACCTACAACATCTACGATTACGCAAATACAAGGGTTATTTGGACATTACGCAAACCAACACTCCGTAAATGATATTTATGCTAATTAAGCGTGTCATGCATAGTCCAGTTTCCCTGCGTGGAGGTTTTCTTTAGTAAATTGTTTAGATTTTACAAGTAATGAAAAAAGTTGTGAATGTGATAGCTACACCTATACGACAAATCAGTGAAGATATGGGATCATTGGTGGACAAGTATGTAGCTGGAAAAAAACAGGAAACATTAATATAACTAGTCAAATTCAGGGAAATGAACGAATCCCATGTGAATCGTACACAGAAATGTAATAAATTCAATTGAAATTTAGCTGAATCCAGTTCATTAAACCCAAAATATCGTACACGGGAGAATCTAAAACGGTCTAGCATTAAGGAGTACGAAAAGATATTCATGGCTCACACAAACTCATTTCTCCCGGTCATAGTTTTGCTTTTCAAATCACATCAAAAGTTTATATTGGATAAAGGAAAGAAATAGAATACATggtaaatataaatagataaaaaaatgaaaataatgcgagagaaatatatatatatatatatatatatatatatatatatatatatatatatatatatatatatatatattcataaccAGCAAGTCAAAAATAATTCAGAATGGTCAAGTGAAGTGTGGGTAGAGGTGGAACAAATAAGTCTTTGTAATATGCAACATTTATGTATTATTGGTTATTGTGCTCTCCATGATAACAAAATgttagaagaaaaatgaaaagatgaaGAGGACTAAAACATTGAACAATAGATCACATGACAAGTCAAGAACATATACTTGATGACTTACACGGACAAAACTTGGCGAGTTAAAAACGACCACTCCAAAAGTTggaatttcatttcattaataCACAGAGCATGTTTGGAAATCCATTGAGAATGAGAAAATTTGCATTCAGAATgtggtagtttttttttatatcgcATTCAATACGTGAAAAATCACATCCAAGATGTGAATCCAAACATGCTAATGCATAATGAGATAGAAGAACCACCACAGAAAACAGTTATTGCAGGCAACATAtggaaaatagaaatagaaatggTGATCTTAGCCGTGTTAGCCTGTTCTGCGGCGAgcctttaaaaaaattgacctTAAACTCTCCCATAGATGAGGCTACTTAATGAATTAAACCTCACTCGACTGTGCGTGTGCATTATCAATATGTACCAGTATAGGATAATGGTAATAACTGCCTCGTGTAGCCAGCAAATAAACCCAGACTAAGCCTACTGGATTATTTCAAAAGCAGATCATCCACTTTTCGTAACTCCTTGAGCTTCCTCTTAGCATAGACGGTGAAAAAGATTATTGTACCAACAGTTACGCAGAAGCCAACAACATTGACGATAATTTCCGGAGCAGAAAGAGTGTGATGATGATGTCTAGCATTCGCTAATGTTTTTATCAAAATTCCCCTGCAGTGGAAGACAATGAATTTAATATGATATTCCGCATCATTAGTTCTTAATTCCTATCTTTGTAAACAGTATATACAAATCAACATTTGAAATGGCTAACGACATAGAATAAATGGCAAAATACAACCACGAAAGTATCAGTTAAGGGAAATCATCACTGCTGTTAGctgataaaaatatttgaatggAGATAGATGAAGCCAAGCAAAGGAATTACAGTTCGAGTAGATTTGAGTTTTCCAGATGACCCAGGGCAGGGCAGTGAGAGGAAATACACCATAACATTCACCAATAACACATCACTCCTCAAAGAATATTATGAAATAGTAACGAAAACATTTACACAATAAAAGATGCACTTGTTTCAAAGATGACAGTGTAACATTTATGAATGGAAATGAATCAACTCGTATTAATCTGTTCAACGAACAAACTttgaaaacaacaaacaatcgATGAGTTTGGTCCGAATTACAAATAAAGaagttttatatgattaaaGACTCCGTGCATTGAAAAATCCAAAGGTGAGAAAAATCTATGCACATACgaaattaaaaaggtaaaaaagaaaGACTATGCCAATTTTAGCAACAGATATTTTTTAGGCGTACTGAAACAGTTGATGTTTCAACTTACAACCTAAACTTCCAAAATCCCTCCCCACTACTAGGCCAATACACCTGGATTAGTtattattaagattaattaattCGTTCAATCATTTctagatatatttattttacttgacAAATCATGAGCAATAACATATTACAGCTTACAGCAAAGGATATATAGTAAAGCAGGTTGGAGAATCTCAATCATGTCAGGTGTCATAATACTTAATTGAAGCAATTATCAACCATTGATGGCTCAAGGTCTAAGAAATTGTCTTTTTCTGAAATAATCCTTACCATGGAGAAATATACTCATATTGGGGCCGGCTAAGTAATCTGAACCAATTAAACAACTACTAAAGTATGGTAATGCACTCAAAATTGAGCAAAAACTGGTCATCTTCTATATTTTCTGATGCACATGGCGACTTCTAAATCTACTCGTAATTATTAGATATTCAAGAAGTAAACCAGTACGAAAACGGCCAGGGGTAACAAAAATAGAGTAGTAAAACTGGCGAGAGTGAGAGAAGAAGGAAGACCCTACGTATAGATTGAAACAAATATTTCTGGCACCATCCCTACCAAGGATCCGATCAAGTAAGGCCAATACTTAACACGGGTTGCCACGGCACAATAGTTGTACAGTATGTATGGGAATGGAGAAACCCTGATTAAAGCAACTGCCCGAAATTGATGAAACCAATTTCCCCCTCCAGCACATCTTAGCAGAGAAGCTTTCTTTGGATACTTTTCTAACCACTCCTACAAAGAATCACATGTGAGGCAAACGTGTGAAGATAGATATCAACTTAATCTAAAGTCACAACACATGTACCTCAATTTTATGATGGAAGATTGAACCGATCAAGAAAGGAAGTGATACTCCGATTGCTGCTGCACTAATAATTAGCAAGAATCCAAAGCAATAACCAAATGTCATCCCAGCCACCCACATAGAAGGGGAGGATGGCATAACTAGGGTAGGGAATAGCGCTACAGAAGCAAACACCAGAACTGCTAGCTCCGGAGAACTGAATCTGTTCGTCCCCCAATTTATCATCGGAATAATCGCCTGCAAATAAAAGCAATGCATCATGAGATAGAAATTTCAACATTCAATATTGTAATTTACAagtaaaaaatatgtttgtgatgtattctcttttcaaaataagtttCGTCTATATCCCTTATATTACCAACACGTTCTCCCCCGGcagaattgaaattttatatctataacttaaatttatcaTTACAAAAAACTTGTATTATGTAGATTAGCGAGAAGGAATTCCAATTCTGAAAAAAGACCATCACCAAAAACACTTGAGGAAGTGCATGTAAAATTTACAAATGATGTGAACATCGAAAACACATTGCATTGAAAGaacaaaaatcaagaaaagcATATGCAAATGCAAACGCAATGCATAAGGCATTTGAAAGGAAGAATCAGATGAAACCTTTTCTAAGAACAATGGGCCAACCCATTTGGCAGCAAGGAGAGCCAAGCAGCCCAGACATAGGAAACAGAGCCCCGATTTGACCCAATACCATATACGCGAGCCTTTCTGTTCGGTGCTGATAGTGGCCTCCGATTGGGGGTCCCACCTCAATTTGATGTACTCTCCTCCACCGTGATTACGCATCACATCCTTCGTATGATCACCGTCGACGTTAATGCCATCCTCATCCAAATATGTCATTGGAATTTGAAAGGCTAGGATGGTTCGACGGTGTCAACGGTGGCTTCAACGCCACCGGAATGAAACTAAACGCAGTCTCAGCGATTTGTGGGGCCCAGTAACGGTTTGGATTGAGCACAACACAAACTGCAACCGCTAACTCCCGCAAAATGAAGGGAGGTGCGGATGGAAGAAGATtacaaaaatagtaataatgtgtaataatatctatattaatataatcaaatcaagTGTCACACAAACGCTGCCGTTTTGACCATGTGGGCCCCACTGtctgctttcttttctttgttgttttccACCACAATAACTAAAtagtttgtttttcaaaaaataatggttgaaaaataaataagtaccaaaaaatgtggaaaaaaaataaacaaacaaaaaaatatagacaattgaaaataaacatatcgtgtttctaaaaattatataaataaaaaatatttttgtcaagaaaaattataaacttaattaactttgtaagtatataataaatttaaatttttttaaataaattattctcttaatttttatttaagtattgttcgtttgaaatttttcataacaaaataaactaattattacttttattttatcatttgcaATTtactaattcattttatttttattttctctaactcttttgtcaaattatttattatttctccAAAAATGAAtcttgaaaatatgaaaaaagaaaaacacaagttG
Proteins encoded:
- the LOC106777155 gene encoding transmembrane protein 64; its protein translation is MTYLDEDGINVDGDHTKDVMRNHGGGEYIKLRWDPQSEATISTEQKGSRIWYWVKSGLCFLCLGCLALLAAKWVGPLFLEKAIIPMINWGTNRFSSPELAVLVFASVALFPTLVMPSSPSMWVAGMTFGYCFGFLLIISAAAIGVSLPFLIGSIFHHKIEEWLEKYPKKASLLRCAGGGNWFHQFRAVALIRVSPFPYILYNYCAVATRVKYWPYLIGSLVGMVPEIFVSIYTGILIKTLANARHHHHTLSAPEIIVNVVGFCVTVGTIIFFTVYAKRKLKELRKVDDLLLK